One Fibrobacter sp. UWB2 DNA window includes the following coding sequences:
- a CDS encoding DUF4419 domain-containing protein: MNKIIFILFFAIGLGTAAADAIVKDKKVKESKPKYAMTEIMDFDGQQVLLEERTDKKFIQDLYIDDYKFPHPFVAMIGTAFANHHSIEIYPDDIWLLIMDGIRLHIKYNRDKFKDKFVKNEADTNLVINDNALTLQSPPSAWKKSIAQTYDSLYQKLPEDTRNTFDIDFSTSTAIDKFVAKATLMSISSEYYSYSIHTLCGIPQIIIKGKKRDWQKLKDSFDKLALIFDMPWWAKQVDPILNEFIQTFNNKINMNFWRGIYKYFPEDLSCGATPHINGWITKFFPYIVNGEQEHRTNWDEQIQYKDISAGKNDVFITWKHLGNEIYLLLSTGFWGVTIDPKTKRLRTIRGYALTKDRD, encoded by the coding sequence ATGAATAAAATTATTTTCATTCTATTTTTTGCAATCGGGCTTGGAACCGCAGCAGCGGACGCAATTGTCAAGGACAAAAAAGTCAAAGAGAGCAAGCCCAAATACGCCATGACCGAAATCATGGATTTTGATGGTCAGCAAGTTCTCTTAGAAGAACGTACAGACAAAAAGTTTATCCAGGATTTATACATCGACGATTACAAATTTCCACACCCTTTTGTAGCCATGATTGGGACCGCTTTTGCGAATCACCACTCTATCGAGATTTATCCCGATGACATTTGGCTTTTGATTATGGACGGAATCCGTCTGCATATTAAATACAATCGCGATAAATTTAAAGATAAATTCGTAAAAAACGAGGCCGACACAAATCTTGTCATAAATGATAACGCTCTTACTTTGCAATCGCCACCCAGCGCATGGAAAAAGAGCATTGCACAAACATACGATTCACTTTACCAAAAACTCCCGGAAGATACAAGAAATACGTTCGACATAGACTTTTCTACATCCACAGCAATTGACAAGTTTGTTGCAAAAGCAACGCTTATGTCCATCAGTTCGGAATATTACTCTTACTCCATACACACTTTGTGCGGGATTCCTCAAATTATCATCAAAGGAAAAAAGCGAGATTGGCAAAAGTTGAAAGATTCATTCGACAAACTTGCGCTTATTTTCGACATGCCCTGGTGGGCTAAACAAGTCGATCCGATTCTAAATGAATTTATCCAGACATTCAACAACAAGATTAACATGAATTTCTGGAGGGGAATCTACAAATATTTTCCGGAGGATCTCAGTTGCGGAGCAACCCCGCACATCAACGGATGGATAACAAAATTCTTCCCCTACATTGTCAATGGAGAACAGGAACACAGAACCAATTGGGACGAACAAATCCAATACAAAGACATTTCAGCCGGGAAAAACGATGTTTTCATTACATGGAAACATCTAGGCAACGAAATCTACTTACTATTATCCACCGGATTTTGGGGCGTTACCATCGACCCGAAAACAAAGCGTTTGAGAACAATCCGCGGATACGCGCTGACGAAGGATAGGGATTAG